AGACCAATTTGGTCAAAGCAATATCCTTATCCAATGTCAGTGAATAGATTTGTTAAtgaggaaattaaaaatttgttgcaaaaggGAATAATCAGGGAAAGTAAAAGCCCATACAACTCTCCAGTATGGGTAGTTCCAAAGAAAGGAAGGAATGACGACGGAAGTCCAAAATTGAGATTGGTGatcgatttcaaaaaaataaccgaaaaaacaaTATCGGATAGGTACCCGATGCCAAACCCTGAAGTAATACTGACAAATTTAGGAAAGTCAAAATACTTTTCCACAATTAATTTGGAGTCTGGATTTTACCAGATattaatgaaagaaaacgaTATAGAAAAAACGGCATTCTCggttaataatggaaaatacgagTTTTTACGAATGCCGTTCGGATTGAAGAATACGCCGAGCAATTTTcaacgagctatggataatGTGTTGAGAGAATATATAGGGAAGTTCTGTCATGTGTATATTGATgacgttataattttttcaaaaagtttaaaataacacaaaaaacatttgaatttgataattgaaatgttaaggGGGGCAAACAGCTAAGGATATTATTAAAACagatccaaaaaaaattgaaactattCAAAATTACCCAGTACCAAGGACATTACGACAGTTGAGAGGATTTTTGGGATTAACAGGGTACTAtagaaaatttatagaaaattatgcgGCAATATCGAAgccattaactaaatatttacagGGAGAAAATGGAAAGATTTCTCAATACTTGTCAAAGAAGAAAAGTGCACTCCACAGGTGCAATTAACGCAACCTAATTATAATATGAAGTTCGTTCTAACTACTGATGCGTCGAATGTGGCTTTGGGAGCTGTGTTATCACAGGAGGGTAAGcccattatatttatatcaaaaacattaaattctacAGAAATGAATTATGCAACAAATGAAAAGGAATTATTTGCCATAGTGTGGGCACTAAAAACATTAAGAAATTATCTATACGGTGTTAGTGATTTGGAAATTCACACTGACCATCAACCTTTGTCATTTGCGGTTTCTGAAAGGaatccaaatattaaaattaaaagatggagatcgtttattgaagaattttcaccaaaaattatttataagccaGGGGCAACAAATGTCGTTGCTGATGCATTGTCAAGACAGATACTAAATAACATAACTAGCCCTGAGgagtcagatcgttcaggtgatTCAGTAACGAATACTCAACATTCAGCAGAAAGTAGTGATGAGTATCACATTCACGAAACAAAGAAAccattaaatcattttaaacaGCAAATATTGATTAATGATGGAGCAAGAATAACAGTCTTGGAGacgatttcttattttaataataagcgaTTTTTAATCGAGTACGACATACCACAAAATATAATTGgtgttttgaaagaatatataaatccaAAAATAGTTACGGGAATACACTGCACATCTCAAGtgctttatgaaataaaaaatctgtTAAAGGAAGCATTTCcagcgataaaatttttttatacaaagttaTTCGCTAATGATGTGACTAATAGAGAGGATCAGGGGGCAATTATTGAACAAACGCATAATAGAGCACATAGAAATTATAGAGAAAATATGGCTCAAATTAGGcaagaatattattggccgttaatggtaaaacaattgaagcaatatgcgaaaaattgtaatatatgtaatagtaaTAAGTATGAAAGGCATCCGAAATTAATTACAATAGGTGAAGCACCAATACCAGAAAAAGAAGGAGAACAACtccatattgatatattttttaattttataattttataaaaaccatgggaacacataaacaaattttattgttgatgtTGTATGCTACAATTATCACATCAGATATAATTGATTATACAAGGGAACACTATATACTAATAGAGGAGGAAAATGCAGCaatgtttgaaaattatggATCACTGTATCATTTGACTAATTTATCGCTATTTGAGaacattataaaaaactatAGAATCGATGAGAAAATAGTATTATTTGAAGATTTGAATATggattttgaaatacaaatgatagaaacgttattagaaaaattaaaaattgataatagaTCAAAAAGAGGTATTAATGAGCTTGGGACAGTTTGGAAATGGATTACAGGTACACCTGACCATGatgattttatgcaaataacaaataaagtaaatgatttaatagaaaataataataaacaatttacaACTAATTCACAGTTATTTAAGACCATTACGGAATTAactcaaatattaaaacaattacaaggTAGCTCTAatgaaaaaactgttttaagACAAAGgaataaactaataataaatgaacttgAAAACACAGTAGAAACAATTGCATTGTCAAAAGTAGGGATattaaatccattaattttagatatggcagaaataaaagaaataataaacgaagaaaaagttAATGTATCAATATCAGATCTTATGGATGTATCCGAtttaaaaattgcacaaaaaaacaatttaatagtcatttacattaaatatccaaaagtaaaaaacatatgtaacttatttaaagcaatagctGTGGCACAAAgcgatggaaaattatttattgaaaatgaaataataaaatgtcaaGATAAATTTTATTccgtaaaattttgtaaaaatgaattgaataatgcattttgtatgataaaagcaaataatacatgtttgtctgatatgttaaataataagcatgctaattgtacaaaaattaatgaaaaaaatgagtctataaaaattattaaagatggAGCGATAGTAGTATCTGGAAAACATAAAGTTAATAAACGGAGTTTATTTGGTAACTTTTCAAGATAATGTAACAATTgatagtaaaatatatgaaaacccaACAGGAAAAATCATTAATCATTTAAAAgaaggaaaatttaaaacattttttataaaagaatatattgaaacaaaaaatgtagattTGAGATTAAACAACTTCAATATACTTACTCCATTAAAACAGGAAAtaaacaataatcccatttggTGGTCAATTACTATTATAGCGTTAATGACAttggtttattttgtttataaattttttatatacattacttctcaaattcaattaaaaaattctaaagaaaaagaagaaaatttattgagGTTGCCAAATCAAATCAACCACTTAACAGCATTATATTCGAAGACGGGACGCTTCGACTTAGAGGTGGGGGAGTTAACGCCACCGCTCACACATAGCACTTAACtgtaaagtaaacataatagtttaattgaaaagtaactctaagcaatagcaaaatatcgccaatcactatttgtaaacagatttcggtattaaattctcaataataacaaaatcgcaatccaatagactcatttgatgaaattcatattaaataaacaataatgaatagtataaataggcttaagtgtaaaataagtCAGACTCTTTTCTGTAAGAAGGCGTTCTGGAAAGATGACAGAATAAAGTTGAAGCAAcagcttaatttgtttttttaaaaacatttcgcgGCTGGGCTAAAAAATAAgctgcatgtaaacaaatatgaaagtacccattataattgttatttttgtctatatgcaacgtatgtatgtaaatatgtacactcattgtttcatgggaaatgagaaccatacacactcttacaaacatacatcgcatatggcaattgcaaaatcaaccctttttcatatacaacgtggcatgcgtaaatggaaacaaagtcaacaagtcatgtgcatatatacgggcagatgtgtgtacaaaaaattcgcatatttacatacgcacattctttgacaaatacagtcaaacccggttaagtgccaaaaccaaagttgcagattttttgtgctttgtggtacataagcgattgtggtacttaagcgactggtaccaaaaaaataatttctatgtatttaaaaaaaaataccgttttccttaaaaaattaagaaaaaaaaaaaaacgtgagatgcagcaagacacagccagataagagggattggaggagtgatacttaaccggggcttactgtatacataaatcagagtaatattgaatatattctttaaaaagtttcttgaattgtaaatcgacaaatatactatgttgtcacttttattctaaaatattttaatactcatatttgaggggttgtcacttttcctttctagagggaatatcagaaatttgttcaatttatgatttttagcttttgccatcgtcgtgaaaagacgcttgtaggtaaaagcatgctcgggggatgtgagggtatctgtttttatgaataaagcgaggttgcttgttaaaagtacgcctgcgttcatgaatgaaaatgttgttgttgtgcaatttcctataaatttgggcttcgcctatttggctgacatattgacttgtgacgattgtagtttttacacatatacatatgtatgtatgttggtttgtgtatgcattatttgtctacatacatatatgcgtgtacatataaatcaatgcgcgcacataagTATATTGTGTggatatatgataaaattatgatttcaatttctgaatccgcacattcaaatgcgcttgtgcagatatacatatgattatatataatattaatatgataaaagatgtacatatgtatgtacatatacatatattgtaataaatttaatctctattaggaaagtatgttatgtaaaaactaaataaaatcattaaattcccaaattgactatataaaatatttttaaaattacttagatttaattaattaattagagtcttatcagttttacatgcattcataaaaattcgcaaaatgatatcagagaatgtaaatgaatagagaaggcgcaaatgttagctgtactaaaatgttaattacgatgagggaacatcgaaaacgcgcaagttcgaaaataaaatgtcaccacacctattagggtacgcaacgaactacaccactctataagcaaaatgtatacacatacatatgcacagatgttctttgatatgcacataaacaaaacttaaaataataaaaaggaaaataattgacttatgaaaagaaaatataagtaatgagggaaataatatgaaaatagaattaaaatatcatttaataaaaaagggttaaaaaataaaaaaaaagagtatataaatatatctgataggatttgaacataggcaaaatgtttcacattgcaataaagaagtgtgctatacaagcaacaccacagacgatattaaagcaaatttgtctaatctgtgaactcaaatagctattattgtttacttgcttcaaatgttcatatgtccatatgcgaatattcttgaaattgccttctttcattcgaatgtccaaatatatttgcatatatgtacacatatgtacatatgtatgtccctcaatatgtctttcgcaaaaaatcaaacattcgcgcaagtgacaaaaaaacgtagacaccatcatcggccaataatattcaatcgaactcgcggcttattttctaagtatttcatataacaacgacaacaaattcattcataaggaacgtgcgtctgcttcaaagcaaagtgcgttcgttcataactctgcaccgcgctattttttctgtgcgcctggtaaaccacatttcgttttcatatagaatccctaccgcaaatgcgcgaataaaaattaacgaaattgaGTCTTCAGTAAAAtggaagaatcagcaaaatttcaattttacaatttgtatcactgaaaatcctaccatccccctcgcgtttgtatgttgcccacaagctgcttcctcacaacatttgctaaaaatcagaaattgaagaatttgtctgatgttcacttcagaaagaagaattggcaacatgacctattagcgagtttaaataatatttatatttttgcatattatgcactatatatggcattaaattataaaatttatataaaattgccattcatatgaaatcattaactacttctatatattctaagcacacccattttatctaaaaacgacgctatgaaaatgcagcccaatcgttaatcgtagcatttcaaaagagcataagcaaagccctgcaaaaaggacaaacgagacaacatagccgatcgacattgtcgtaaaattgtcctttgaaacaaattttgtcaactccgccacgatgagcaaaattcggcgtcaatatgtatgcgagctcatatgtatatatgtatgtatgtttgtcggcaaaatcgtcatttggtttttttcaacaacacaatgtccgcgcgaactcgccgttatttcgttggcttgccaccatgcacagaggcgtgtcaagtgagggttcataatatattaatatgttgcttaatttgtattgaaaaatactaatgcattatgacttattgacgtaatataattaatagatacgtaaaaatataaatacaaataaattcatacctataatcgttttcaaactgaattcgataaataaaatatatatctgaaataattatgtggcggtgcgccccaatccctccttgcctgcgatcgttcaactcgcaaaaagcaaaaagtgtagacaaatgTCATTGTTTgcgcggggcaagaagaagcaagcatcagcatacgtgtacttatgaatgtatgtgtgattatcacatttgtgtaaatacacataataaggaaatattcaataaacttaaacatatgaatatattttcctgacatattttaattatctctgaaagttaaatatgctaatacagtaattgaattatggtatgcttagattccaattaataaaataaaaaattaaataaaatttcagtttcatgagctttaggattcgaacgtataggttcgtattcggattgtgcttaaccccttcccgcttacgacctcagccacctcaaaagtggaaatgtggccgcttagccaccgttttattgttatcctttgctcaataagcatttactcacgcaacgcacatatatcagttggaaaaattgttattaaatgtttattttattatgaattctggggtttttaccgataatacagatttttaattcagaaggcttttcataattataaatttgtcatatcatagaaattgaaaacataaatttaaataggtatgcgcaacgatttttcatataggaatattcgttgtgtctatttatagcagttcgcatattgtgtggtgtatttttctttttcgaagttatatttttcgatgttccctcatgtggaattacaaattagtactcaaaaagatttcatttaacatttgctccttctctaatcatttacgttctctgacaatattttataaattttataatttgatgCCATATacaatagtgcataatatgaaataaattaaaataatattttaaatcgctAATAGGCCATGTTGTcagttctcctttctgaagggaacttcagacaaattcttcaatttcagatttttagcaTCATCCTGAGGAAGCaacttgtgggcaacatacaaaggCCAGGGGatggatggtaggattttcagtggtatAAATTGTAAAATCGAAATTTTGCTAATTCTTCAATTTCACTGAAgacattaaaattcaaattcattcatgttatttaaatcaaatttggttgaccaggcgcacagaaaaagaGCGCATTTCGTTTTGTAGAATACgcgcgttccttatgaatgaatttgttggcgttataatatgaaatatttagaaaatatagtGGGAGCTTGCTCGaatcttattggtcgatgatggtgcttCTGCGATTTTTTTTGTcgcttgcgcgaatgtttgatttttttacataaggcatatatgcaaatatgtttagACATGCGAATGGAGAAAAAGCCATttcgagaatattcacatacaaattgactatttgaaacaagtaaaaaacgaaatttattCATGTATTGTTTGTGGTGCTACTTGTATAGCACAGTTctttattgcaaatttacatCACATATTTTGTCTGAGTTCGAATCCTATCACAGATGTAGTTTTagtcctttttttaatttttgtaaacctttattattaaattaattttaataaaatttaaattgttcactcattatataaaagtttttaaatttttattatatctttTTGTTATTTCAATTATCCTTAATACGCATGCCacagaacatctgcgcatatatatattacattagcTGTTCCTTTATAACGTGGTGAAAATTTGCTTGGTTCCTTGTTAAAGTGGTCAGgtttgttgagttcgattatcatgaggGGAAGTTACCTTTTTGACGGGGTGTAATggaattttcgaattttcgcatttttgatgttcccttttaatagtttacattttagcacagctaacatttgcgccttctctatttattaacattctctgagaGTTTTATCAATATTGGCATTGTATCTTTGCTGGCATTATGCGACCGAAGCTAGATATTCAATCTTCAAAATTTGTGTGCAAATAAAAACAGCTCTAtcaaaccagagaacgtatatcatagagaaggttatggtgtgccgattgtcaaaatgttcctcttgacggagggttactcgccaacttaagaggatctcaccacaaacaaattataagcggatttcaccagaattttacccctgtggagcgcaaaatagcaaaattgagcattttgaatgtttaatgagaaaaataatgctaaattaaattttaagaaatgtacgcttacagattcgtatatttacaatgcgcaaacgactttgcatataattttaagatattctgcatatacagggcggctcaagaatcgtgctacaaaaacaacaattttatacaattaattattccttcatgctcagccacgaatatgcgacacctaattagaaaattaatgcgggctgaagggttgaagtcgggattgcctcaaatatgtatttaatggactgcttcagttcagtcagactcctgggtttgattttgtacacttCTTGCTTgatataaccccataagaaaagacccaGCGGTCGCAaattttcttatacatataatatatgtatatagcaatgAGTGGCATGAAATGtatttagacatcaattgctTAACATTAGAAATGTGCAGTCTCCATTGGCAATGTTGCTAGCAATTCGGATTTTTAGCAATCTTTAATTGCCTGTCAAATTGCCCCGTAATCGATTCAATAAGGGCTTAATCGagtacacaattttattttcacaattatcttaattattcattaattagcaacaaaataatcatactgtttaatatttgcttatgaatttgttaataatgaagacaaaattgcttaaaaaattacttttagcaTATTGTGTGCATGTTGAACATTTTGAGTCAGTACAATCTAATTATGATAGTGTAATAACACTATATAGGAGAAGAAAAAGACGAAACTTGATGATTTTAcaacatttaagaaaaaaacaacttttGTGCCTTGAAATATTACAGCAAACGGCATCCCAAAGAGCTTTGTGGAAATTGGTGAAACAAAAGACAATAGAATAAATGTTTGTTCTTAACTTAATAAGTCTTCATTTATTACAGAAACGGCGATCTGAATTTTGGGAAATAAATTGTAATCGTAATAATGACCAATTTTTTAAGGAACATTTCCGAATGTCCCGTGCTAGTTTTGATTTACTATGTGGATTGCTTAACAACATGAAAAGAGCAGACACAAATTGGCGTAAAGCGGTAGCATTACCAAAACGTATTGCTATTGCGTTGTTTACCCTGGGTTCTTCCGTAAAGTACAGAGCAATTTCTGAAATATTCGGTGTTGGGATATCAACTGTGTGCGCAATTGTATTTGAGTTCTGTGAGGAAGTGTGGAAAACTATGTCATCATACATTAATAAATTACCTCCGAAAAAAGAAGATATAGCTGGATATATTTCTGGATTTTGCAAACTTGGTTATCCTCAGTGCATAGGTGTAATTGGTGggaaatatacaaatttgcCTCCTATCAATGTAAGTTTGTTGATATGcttttaatgttattgttattcTAGACGGGTGCCATATAAAAGTGAGGCCGAATGAAACTATCGCTAAGGAATACCTAAATAACAGAGGCTGGTACTCCATTATTCTTCTAGCGTTAGTAGATTACAGGTTtgagtatttattttaatataatatataatattacatataaaaagatattatttACCTCTAATTCTACAGATGCCGCTTCCTATATGTTAACATTGGTGCTCCAGGGCTATGCAATTACGCACAAACTTACAACGCATCGGCACTACGacttttgttaaataataatgatttaTTAACAGGATATAAAAAGGAAATAGATGGAGTGCAAATACCAGTGCATATTATAGGTGACTCAACGTTTGAGTTTTCCAAGTCTTTAATGACACCCTACCCAAATGACATTTCTTTAACCGAGagtcaaaaacaatttaataataagCTATTGGCATGCAAAGGAATAGTAAATAACGCTTTTCGTCATGTAAAAGCACGTTTCCGACGTATAGGAGTCGGTATAGACAATAGAAAAGGGAATGCTCCACTTATTATTCGAGCCACCTGTATTTTACATAACTTTCTCAACGAAATAAATGATGACATGGACGAGAAATGGTTAGAAATACAGCAAATGGATACAAATCGCCAGAATCCTACAAATACTGTCGTTTATTGTGATGACGAACCGTCGGTCGAAAAGATAAGACATACGTTGTGTCATTATTTCAGTGAAAGATAGTAAATATTATACTTCTGCTATGTACTAAtctctaaaaactaaaaatttcaaactctGATAGATTAAtctgaaatttttacattttttcggaGAGCACGAACACGAATAAGAATTTCACCCAGTTCAACAGCTggataaaaaatatgtgtgaaacaaatttaaatgattGCTGGAGACaaaataatgacaaaaaatTCTACGCAAATCTTCAAGggaatttatgttttatagctTTATTGATATTGCCattcgcaaaaaaaattattttctttggtCTTTTCgccacagcaaaaaaaaaaattttgtttttaccaTAATACTTTATTCATCTCAACTCCACAGAGTAAAAGAATACCCATTGTACGCATTAATGTTGTCCTGTAGGTTAGAAGATGAACCCAGGGTAAACAAAAGTCATCATTTCTGTTAAATGAGTTTCGtgatttaaaatacaatataggctgtgtgccaaacggtagaaaaattaaaattttgatttttgacgtTTGTCGCGGTGAATCCGAATGTTAGAATTTTGCTCAATTCCCGAGctagaaataaacaaatttaaaagaaccgcaaatatgttattaaatataGTATGTTATTAATTAGTAATTATTCATTTGCTTATGGTATTATTTGTTCCATTCGATACAGAAATGATACTCTAAATTAGGAAACTTCTTgactttgattttttattatatagccgaaattttgcaaactaaAGTTAAGATGAAAGAATTAagtagaaataatatttttagagaaTTCTACAACACTCCTTATTAAAaaatcacagtaatccacttgatatACCAGGGGAATCGCATATAAAATTTGGCTTgaatttacttgtatatataagcatatatgcttactttacagatttatatcacattatcgactgaataatgACGCATTTGGTTGTTAAGTTACGTTTTGtgaatcctcttaaaatatctggactttttccataaactcaataattatgacatttttaaaccctgaacagggtacattaagtaCACCTAAAAGAAAACGCTAGagacccataaaataaatacattatgatcagcatgatgagctttTGAGTTATTGTCTATAACaaaatggaatctccgaagaaattgtttagaccagatcactatatcatatagctgccatattaactgaacgatcggaatcaagtgcttgtgtggaaaactctttaatttcaccaggtatcttcacaaaattcggcacatgttattgtctaaggcaacaatgtaatatccggagaaattgttcagatcagatcattgTATCATATATATGCCATACTAAGTGAACGactggaatcaagttcttgtaaggaacctttttatttgtgaagggtattaaagctgcggtgcaaccgaagttaacattttttcttgttgttttattcttatgttttcccctatggaaataaattgtaacaaaaatataaattaattttttaacttacatttcaaatctgttagCGACTgtcctcttgctttgtttctaataacaaaaccgataaaattggtttccgtgacactcaaaaccgatacaatttctgtttcgccTCTTTCGAGAACGcctcaaaattaacgtttttttataacattttccattgtagccagatcggacaaaataataatttttgggaatttaaattaatatacccgACAGTTTTtaggattaaatattattatacctgTATTCGTTTAATATATGCAGATACTctttaaacctttttttttgtgattttgcaaTGTATTTAAAACTGatgtttgaactttcaatacttaatcaagagaataaatgtattagctctctattaataaatgttttttttataattttcaatgaaaatcatactactaagcatggcatcgcaaaatatttcatcacatacatttcaatttcgagttttcattttaattttcttccaatttttgttagtgatctccAACAGCcgcaacaaatctctctgttcacatatttttttgtaggatttcaatcttgcCGTCCTTccttttccaattgctaaacgtcagacctcctgaactttgacagttgcctgagttcaggaCGTTTTGACGTTTAGTAAGTGCGCTCTGATTTCTCATTATCTCtgccgacaactatcagattctacaacacccctgatatcttacttttaattttttcgttgtttttttcttgcaataaaataaaag
The sequence above is drawn from the Bactrocera oleae isolate idBacOlea1 chromosome 5, idBacOlea1, whole genome shotgun sequence genome and encodes:
- the LOC138857254 gene encoding uncharacterized protein isoform X1, whose translation is MNLLIMKTKLLKKLLLAYCVHVEHFESVQSNYDSVITLYRRRKRRNLMILQHLRKKQLLCLEILQQTASQRALWKLKRRSEFWEINCNRNNDQFFKEHFRMSRASFDLLCGLLNNMKRADTNWRKAVALPKRIAIALFTLGSSVKYRAISEIFGVGISTVCAIVFEFCEEVWKTMSSYINKLPPKKEDIAGYISGFCKLGYPQCIGVIDGCHIKVRPNETIAKEYLNNRGWYSIILLALVDYRCRFLYVNIGAPGLCNYAQTYNASALRLLLNNNDLLTGYKKEIDGVQIPVHIIGDSTFEFSKSLMTPYPNDISLTESQKQFNNKLLACKGIVNNAFRHVKARFRRIGVGIDNRKGNAPLIIRATCILHNFLNEINDDMDEKWLEIQQMDTNRQNPTNTVVYCDDEPSVEKIRHTLCHYFSER
- the LOC138857254 gene encoding uncharacterized protein isoform X2 produces the protein MNLLIMKTKLLKKLLLAYCVHVEHFESVQSNYDSVITLYRRRKRRNLMILQHLRKKQLLCLEILQQTASQRALWKLKRRSEFWEINCNRNNDQFFKEHFRMSRASFDLLCGLLNNMKRADTNWRKAVALPKRIAIALFTLGSSVKYRAISEIFGVGISTVCAIVFEFCEEVWKTMSSYINKLPPKKEDIAGYISGFCKLGYPQCIGVIDGCHIKVRPNETIAKEYLNNRGWYSIILLALVDYRCRFLYVNIGAPGLCNYAQTYNASALRLLLNNNDLLTGYKKEIDGVQIPVHIIGDSTFEFSKSLMTPYPNDISLTESQKQFNNKLLACKGIVNNAFRHVKARFRRIGVGIDNRKGNAPLIIRATCILHNFLNEINDDMDEKWLEIQQMDTNRQNPTNTVVYCDDEPSVEKIRHTLCHYFSER
- the LOC138857254 gene encoding uncharacterized protein isoform X3, which translates into the protein MNLLIMKTKLLKKLLLAYCVHVEHFESVQSNYDSVITLYRRRKRRNLMILQHLRKKQLLCLEILQQTASQRALWKLKRRSEFWEINCNRNNDQFFKEHFRMSRASFDLLCGLLNNMKRADTNWRKAVALPKRIAIALFTLGSSVKYRAISEIFGVGISTVCAIVFEFCEEVWKTMSSYINKLPPKKEDIAGYISGFCKLGYPQCIDGCHIKVRPNETIAKEYLNNRGWYSIILLALVDYRCRFLYVNIGAPGLCNYAQTYNASALRLLLNNNDLLTGYKKEIDGVQIPVHIIGDSTFEFSKSLMTPYPNDISLTESQKQFNNKLLACKGIVNNAFRHVKARFRRIGVGIDNRKGNAPLIIRATCILHNFLNEINDDMDEKWLEIQQMDTNRQNPTNTVVYCDDEPSVEKIRHTLCHYFSER